In the genome of Phycisphaerales bacterium, one region contains:
- a CDS encoding glycosyltransferase family 2 protein, with amino-acid sequence MSFLIAMPVYNEERYLPGVLRAVRRQGHDLLVIDDGSTDQTPELLRQEGGIEVIRHPENRGYGQSVIDAFRFARERRYDWVITMDCDEQHEPEWIPEFVAAARAGKADIFSGSRYLHPGAGDVAPPDRQRINFTINDLLEQILGLHLTDSFCGFKAHRTAALQRLALDEPGYAFPLQFWVQCVRAELRIRELPVRRIYRDASREFGGTLDDPAARLQHYLSVFVRELQRETPTPQPCTLAACRRPRHA; translated from the coding sequence ATGTCGTTTTTGATCGCGATGCCGGTATATAACGAGGAACGTTACCTGCCCGGGGTGTTACGCGCCGTGCGGCGGCAAGGGCATGACCTGCTCGTCATCGATGACGGTTCGACGGATCAAACGCCGGAATTGTTGCGTCAAGAGGGTGGGATTGAGGTGATCCGGCATCCGGAGAATCGTGGTTACGGCCAGAGTGTGATCGACGCTTTCCGATTCGCGCGGGAACGGCGTTATGATTGGGTCATCACCATGGACTGCGACGAGCAGCATGAGCCGGAGTGGATTCCGGAGTTCGTCGCCGCGGCCCGGGCCGGCAAGGCGGACATCTTCAGCGGTTCGCGCTACCTGCACCCGGGGGCCGGCGACGTAGCGCCGCCTGACCGGCAGCGGATCAACTTCACCATCAACGATTTGCTTGAGCAGATACTGGGTCTGCACCTGACGGACTCCTTCTGCGGCTTCAAGGCCCATCGCACCGCGGCGTTGCAGCGGCTGGCACTCGACGAACCCGGGTACGCGTTCCCTTTGCAATTCTGGGTGCAGTGCGTGCGGGCCGAGTTACGCATTCGTGAGCTGCCCGTGCGGCGAATCTACCGCGATGCCAGCCGCGAATTCGGCGGGACGCTGGACGATCCGGCCGCCCGCCTGCAGCACTACCTCTCCGTGTTCGTGCGTGAACTGCAGCGCGAGACTCCTACCCCACAACCGTGTACGCTGGCTGCATGTCGTCGCCCCCGGCACGCCTGA
- the rnpA gene encoding ribonuclease P protein component produces the protein MTDSDPRSPGRHVDTGAKSRAEGPVGARLRMPRRLRITRHVEFERVMHVGLRLGDKNVTLWGRRSARVHSRIGLVVGRRHGGAVHRNLLKRRLRAAFRLSQQKLPPGLDLVCMPRPGVRPTVAELQVSLVRLAAELIRRLRSHPEADHPQR, from the coding sequence GTGACCGATTCAGACCCGCGCTCGCCGGGCCGACACGTCGACACAGGTGCGAAGTCCCGGGCAGAAGGCCCGGTTGGGGCGCGGCTGCGCATGCCGCGTCGGCTGCGCATCACCCGGCACGTCGAGTTTGAAAGGGTTATGCATGTGGGGCTGCGCCTGGGGGACAAGAACGTTACCCTTTGGGGGCGGCGCAGTGCTCGTGTGCATTCCCGCATCGGACTGGTGGTTGGGCGGCGGCACGGTGGGGCGGTGCATCGGAATCTGCTGAAACGGCGCTTGCGGGCTGCGTTTCGCCTGTCACAGCAGAAGCTCCCGCCGGGGCTCGACCTGGTTTGCATGCCGCGTCCCGGGGTTCGTCCGACGGTCGCGGAATTACAGGTGTCGCTCGTGCGGCTCGCGGCCGAACTGATTCGGCGGTTGCGCTCCCACCCTGAAGCGGATCACCCACAACGGTAG